Proteins encoded together in one Porites lutea chromosome 2, jaPorLute2.1, whole genome shotgun sequence window:
- the LOC140926683 gene encoding transcriptional enhancer factor TEF-4-like produces MSAEAEGLWTGEIETSFQEALAIYPPCGRQKIMLSTKDKMYGRNELIARYILMKTGKVRTRKQVASHIQVLARKKIRQFQTRIKEKTYINDGLQEMMTMSSAEILSPVVHHAGDNYETSDIPPGPPPALLQCYASTGLSQHGQVMGEIPPPRSRTPPKLQFPTLGGDHQGMSEFTPPRTPPKMEPANFHENAFQSSLTWEVPDITQELNYREQTEDFPARYNIQSANESAWRTAIQEVNYSSRCKDEPVISTCALGVSASSLPETPTFDDYLVYDADQTCPSIDFSGM; encoded by the coding sequence ATGTCGGCCGAAGCGGAAGGCTTATGGACGGGTGAAATAGAAACGAGTTTTCAAGAAGCTCTCGCCATCTACCCGCCATGCGGAAGACAAAAGATCATGTTATCAACAAAAGATAAGATGTACGGTCGCAACGAACTTATAGCACGTTATATACTCATGAAAACGGGCAAAGTTCGCACTCGAAAACAAGTTGCAAGCCACATTCAAGTTCTGGCTCGAAAAAAGATCCGCCAATTTCAGACCAGAATTAAAGAGAAGACATACATCAATGACGGTCTACAGGAGATGATGACCATGTCCTCTGCTGAGATCTTGTCTCCTGTTGTTCACCACGCTGGAGATAATTACGAAACCTCTGATATTCCCCCGGGCCCACCGCCAGCCCTTTTACAGTGTTATGCATCCACAGGTCTAAGCCAGCACGGACAAGTTATGGGTGAGATCCCGCCGCCGCGTTCACGCACTCCACCGAAGCTCCAGTTTCCCACCCTGGGAGGAGACCACCAAGGGATGTCAGAGTTTACTCCACCCCGTACGCCTCCTAAAATGGAGCCGGCCAACTTCCACGAAAACGCTTTTCAAAGCAGTTTAACTTGGGAAGTACCGGATATAACCCAAGAACTGAACTACAGAGAACAAACTGAAGATTTTCCTGCGCGGTATAACATCCAGTCCGCCAATGAAAGCGCTTGGCGCACAGCTATCCAGGAAGTAAACTACAGCTCGAGATGTAAAGACGAGCCAGTTATTTCGACGTGCGCTCTGGGCGTTTCGGCTTCTTCCTTGCCCGAGACTCCAACCTTTGACGACTACCTTGTTTACGATGCGGATCAAACATGTCCCTCGATCGATTTCTCGGGCATGTGA